A single Saccopteryx bilineata isolate mSacBil1 chromosome 7, mSacBil1_pri_phased_curated, whole genome shotgun sequence DNA region contains:
- the HHEX gene encoding hematopoietically-expressed homeobox protein HHEX, with amino-acid sequence MQYPHHGPTAAGAVGVPLYAPTPLLQPAHPTPFYIEDILGRGPTAPTPTPTPTLPSPNSSFTSLVSSYRTPVYEPTPIHPAFSHHSAAALAAAYGPGGFGGPLYPFPRTVNDYTHALLRHDPLGKPLLWSPFLQRPLHKRKGGQVRFSNDQTIELEKKFETQKYLSPPERKRLAKMLQLSERQVKTWFQNRRAKWRRLKQENPQSNKKEELESLDDTCDQRQDLPSEQNKGALDSSQCSPSPASQEDLESEISEDSDQEVDIEGDKGYFNAG; translated from the exons ATGCAGTACCCGCACCACGGGCCGACAGCGGCGGGCGCCGTGGGGGTGCCTCTGTACGCGCCCACGCCCCTGCTGCAGCCCGCGCACCCGACGCCGTTCTACATCGAGGACATCCTGGGCCGCGGGCCCACcgcgcccacccccacccccacccccacgctgCCGTCCCCCAACTCCTCCTTCACCAGCCTCGTGTCCTCCTACCGGACCCCGGTGTACGAGCCCACGCCGATCCACCCCGCCTTCTCGCACCACTCCGCTGCCGCGCTGGCCGCCGCCTACGGACCCGGCGGTTTCGGGGGCCCTCTGTACCCCTTCCCGCGGACGGTGAACGACTACACGCACGCCCTGCTCCGCCACGACCCCCTGG GCAAACCTCTGCTCTGGAGCCCTTTCTTGCAGAGGCCTCTGCATAAAAGGAAAGGCGGCCAGGTGAGGTTCTCCAATGACCAGACTATCGAGCTGGAGAAGAAGTTTGAGACCCAGAAGTACCTCTCCCCGCCTGAGAGGAAGCGTCTGGCCAAGATGTTGCAGCTTAGcgagagacag gTTAAGACCTGGTTTCAGAATCGACGTGCTAAATGGCGAAGACTAAAACAG GAGAACCctcaaagcaataaaaaagaagaactgGAAAGTTTGGACGATACCTGCGACCAGAGGCAAGATCTGCCCAGTGAACAGAATAAAGGTGCTTTGGATAGCTCTCAGTGTTCACCTTCCCCTGCCTCCCAGGAAGACCTTGAATCAGAGATTTCAGAGGATTCTGATCAGGAAGTGGACATTGAGGGTGATAAAGGCTATTTTAATGCTGGATGA